The proteins below come from a single Polynucleobacter sp. MWH-UH23A genomic window:
- a CDS encoding PAS domain S-box protein produces MKSTALVSLITKPFKWLRKIRGFKLVYTPLIAIVLFTMVMSVILGTLHLQEKNQQESALFRELSFAKQRIQLRFANNADSLNSINREIAASTEDPKLRLLAREQADDLILNNHEIVKIIWINADNQRLWTVPVNNNKSDWISKTQNDQTANENLANTIELSKATSRAAFSPFMTLSLPNEEPIAKERRTVFWQVVPNIVSGQTIGFLAALYTTQGVLEIIPGELKAHYRFTLVTDNDRVLAISSDRDTPKRAFSNQTSLDIGVLSPNMVLRIDTYPPPTNLTFRMLIGVVIGLSAFVIWSLWSVLKQMQVRQEAEANLRTETNFRSAMENSTPVGIRAHDMQKRITYVNRAFCEMTGWSAKELIGLEPPFPFWPDSRRDELVEKMNRALQSDIGSGLKKGIEGAILRKDGSLIQTRTFIAPLINERGKQTGWVTSLIDISEPKKIREELAASQERFTTVLEGLDAAVSVVSLETDELLFANRFYREHFGNDSKGHFQLAHQENSMQTLHNIAEDLQDSPPGIPTSFLYQESESEEVQLSDGSNKWYEVRRRFIPWVDGHLAQLLIATDITLRKEGEDLARQQEERMQFTSRLTTMGEMASSLAHELNQPLSAISNYCMGIAKRLEGNLDPTLNKEILPALEKASEQAHRAGTIIQRIRGFVKRSEPQRKPIAIGEIMNDAVGLVEIEAHRHRLTITSSIAENLPEVNVDPVLILQVLVNLLKNGLDSTREAYPLSSRWSAPPVSISADLDTSIFPAMLRIQVKDGGAGIPESVSQRMFEPFFSTKSDGMGMGLNICRSIIESHHGRLWAVNSMDAEHTKLVGCTFTILLPLDSPETGGNV; encoded by the coding sequence ATGAAATCCACGGCCTTAGTCAGCTTAATCACTAAACCCTTTAAATGGCTCCGAAAAATAAGGGGCTTTAAGCTTGTTTACACCCCATTAATAGCCATTGTGTTGTTCACTATGGTGATGAGTGTCATTTTGGGCACCTTACATCTACAAGAGAAAAATCAGCAAGAGTCTGCCCTATTTCGAGAATTATCTTTTGCTAAGCAGCGTATTCAATTACGGTTTGCAAATAATGCTGACTCATTAAATTCGATTAATCGTGAAATAGCAGCAAGCACAGAAGACCCCAAGCTTAGGCTACTTGCGCGTGAACAAGCGGATGATTTAATTCTCAATAATCATGAGATTGTCAAAATCATTTGGATTAATGCAGATAACCAACGCCTATGGACGGTTCCTGTTAATAACAATAAATCGGACTGGATTAGCAAGACCCAGAATGACCAAACTGCAAATGAGAATCTTGCAAACACTATTGAATTGAGCAAAGCTACCAGTAGAGCTGCATTCAGTCCTTTCATGACCCTCAGCCTACCAAACGAAGAGCCAATAGCTAAAGAGAGGCGGACAGTGTTTTGGCAGGTTGTACCTAATATTGTGAGTGGCCAAACTATCGGCTTCCTAGCTGCCCTATATACAACCCAAGGTGTACTAGAAATCATTCCAGGGGAACTGAAAGCCCACTATCGCTTTACGCTGGTGACTGACAACGACAGAGTTCTTGCCATCTCTTCTGATCGCGATACTCCAAAACGTGCATTTAGCAATCAAACTAGTTTAGATATTGGGGTGCTAAGCCCCAATATGGTCTTGCGTATTGATACCTATCCACCACCTACCAATCTGACTTTCCGCATGCTCATTGGAGTGGTAATTGGACTTTCCGCATTCGTGATCTGGAGTCTCTGGTCTGTATTGAAGCAGATGCAAGTAAGGCAAGAGGCTGAAGCGAACTTACGTACAGAAACCAACTTTCGTAGCGCCATGGAAAATTCCACACCCGTTGGTATACGTGCGCACGATATGCAAAAGAGAATTACTTATGTCAATCGTGCATTCTGCGAAATGACCGGCTGGAGCGCCAAAGAACTGATTGGGCTTGAGCCGCCCTTTCCCTTTTGGCCAGATAGCCGTAGGGATGAGCTTGTTGAAAAAATGAATCGCGCCCTTCAATCAGACATCGGCAGCGGTCTGAAAAAAGGAATTGAAGGCGCCATTCTCAGAAAAGATGGCTCATTAATTCAGACGCGGACATTTATTGCCCCATTAATTAATGAGCGCGGCAAGCAAACTGGTTGGGTCACCTCATTAATCGACATCTCTGAGCCTAAAAAGATTCGAGAAGAATTGGCAGCATCGCAAGAGCGCTTTACAACCGTTCTCGAGGGTCTCGATGCGGCTGTTTCGGTTGTCTCACTAGAAACTGATGAGCTTCTCTTTGCGAATCGGTTTTATCGCGAGCATTTTGGCAATGACTCTAAAGGTCACTTCCAACTGGCCCACCAAGAAAATAGTATGCAGACCTTGCATAACATTGCTGAGGACTTACAAGACTCCCCTCCAGGAATACCAACCTCCTTCCTCTATCAAGAATCAGAATCGGAAGAAGTACAACTCAGTGATGGCAGCAATAAATGGTATGAGGTACGCCGCCGCTTCATTCCATGGGTTGATGGGCATCTTGCGCAATTACTGATTGCCACCGACATCACCCTTCGCAAAGAGGGTGAGGACTTAGCGCGTCAACAAGAAGAGCGCATGCAATTTACAAGCCGTTTAACCACAATGGGTGAAATGGCATCCTCTTTGGCGCATGAACTCAATCAACCTCTTTCAGCCATCTCGAACTATTGCATGGGTATCGCCAAACGCTTGGAGGGCAACCTTGATCCAACACTTAACAAGGAAATATTGCCCGCACTAGAAAAAGCATCAGAGCAAGCACATCGTGCTGGCACGATCATTCAGCGTATTCGTGGATTTGTAAAACGTAGTGAGCCACAGCGAAAACCAATCGCAATTGGTGAAATCATGAATGATGCCGTTGGGCTTGTAGAGATTGAGGCACATCGTCATAGACTCACGATTACTTCGAGCATTGCCGAAAACCTCCCGGAGGTAAATGTCGACCCAGTTCTAATCTTGCAGGTTTTGGTTAACTTACTTAAAAATGGCCTAGATAGCACTAGGGAGGCATACCCTCTTTCCTCGCGCTGGTCAGCCCCGCCCGTTTCTATTAGCGCAGACCTAGACACTAGTATTTTTCCAGCCATGCTGCGAATTCAGGTCAAAGATGGGGGTGCCGGAATCCCTGAATCAGTGTCACAACGCATGTTTGAGCCCTTTTTCAGCACAAAATCGGATGGAATGGGCATGGGGCTGAATATTTGCCGCTCCATTATCGAATCCCACCACGGTCGTCTGTGGGCTGTGAACTCCATGGATGCCGAACATACCAAGCTTGTCGGCTGCACCTTTACAATATTGCTACCCCTAGATTCTCCGGAAACCGGTGGGAATGTATAA
- a CDS encoding response regulator transcription factor, with amino-acid sequence MNLSASTKPNQAEVVYVVDDDEAVRDSLTWLLESNGYVVRCHASAERFLQSLQSTDKSTISCAILDVRMPGMSGLELQERLISENLPMPVAFITGHGDVSMAVSTMKRGAVDFIEKPFKENDLCGLVDRMLAKARVDYSQASQRKITQSLLSKLTGRERQVLERIVAGRLNKQIADDLGISIKTVEAHRANIMEKLNVNTVADLLRLALSDPQPN; translated from the coding sequence ATGAACTTAAGCGCCAGCACCAAACCTAACCAGGCCGAAGTTGTTTATGTCGTCGATGACGATGAAGCAGTTCGAGATTCTTTGACTTGGCTTTTAGAAAGCAATGGTTACGTCGTGCGTTGCCATGCAAGCGCGGAGCGCTTCTTGCAATCCCTACAAAGCACTGATAAGTCAACTATCTCCTGCGCCATTCTTGATGTGCGCATGCCTGGAATGTCCGGTCTTGAATTACAAGAGCGTTTGATTAGTGAAAACCTACCAATGCCAGTTGCGTTTATTACAGGTCATGGTGATGTTTCAATGGCGGTATCAACTATGAAACGTGGTGCAGTTGATTTCATCGAAAAGCCATTTAAAGAGAATGATCTCTGTGGACTTGTTGATCGCATGTTGGCAAAAGCGCGCGTGGACTACTCACAAGCAAGTCAACGCAAAATTACCCAGAGCTTGCTCAGCAAACTTACCGGTCGCGAGCGTCAAGTTTTAGAGCGCATTGTTGCAGGTCGCCTGAACAAACAAATTGCCGATGATCTTGGTATCTCCATCAAAACCGTTGAAGCCCACCGCGCCAACATTATGGAAAAACTCAACGTCAACACGGTAGCAGACTTATTGCGCCTAGCGCTCTCTGACCCACAACCCAATTAA
- the folD gene encoding bifunctional methylenetetrahydrofolate dehydrogenase/methenyltetrahydrofolate cyclohydrolase FolD gives MPAQLLDGNSLSKKLRTEIAARGAIVTAKGVRPGLAVIVVGDNAASQVYVRNKVKACEDVGFHSVLERYSADLGEEELLARIAMLNADPSIHGILVQLPLPEHIAAERVLEAIAPEKDVDGFHVANAGALMVGQPEFKPCTPYGCMKILESIDYPIRGARAVIVGASNIVGKPMAMLLLQAGATVTICNSKTRDLAHHTKDADILVVATGKPKMISGDMVKNGAVVIDVGINRLPDGKLCGDVDFDAAKYVAGWITPVPGGVGPMTITMLLMNTLEAAEKAAKP, from the coding sequence ATGCCGGCTCAATTACTCGACGGAAACTCGCTCTCCAAGAAGCTTCGTACTGAAATCGCCGCTCGTGGCGCCATTGTGACTGCCAAGGGCGTTCGCCCTGGGCTAGCGGTAATTGTTGTTGGTGACAATGCCGCCAGCCAGGTCTATGTCCGCAATAAAGTAAAAGCCTGTGAAGATGTCGGGTTTCATTCGGTACTAGAACGCTATTCAGCTGACCTTGGCGAAGAAGAATTATTGGCGCGCATTGCGATGCTCAATGCCGATCCTTCTATTCACGGCATCTTAGTGCAACTCCCGCTACCAGAGCATATCGCCGCAGAACGTGTGTTAGAAGCGATTGCCCCCGAAAAAGATGTGGATGGCTTTCACGTTGCTAATGCAGGTGCGCTCATGGTTGGTCAGCCTGAATTCAAACCTTGCACGCCATACGGTTGCATGAAAATTCTAGAGAGCATTGATTACCCTATCCGTGGTGCGCGTGCCGTCATCGTTGGCGCATCCAACATTGTTGGCAAACCCATGGCGATGTTACTCTTGCAAGCTGGCGCTACTGTCACGATTTGCAATAGTAAAACTCGTGACTTGGCGCATCACACTAAAGATGCGGATATTCTCGTAGTTGCAACGGGTAAGCCTAAAATGATTTCTGGCGACATGGTTAAAAATGGCGCAGTTGTAATTGACGTAGGCATTAACCGTCTCCCCGATGGCAAGCTTTGTGGCGATGTTGATTTTGATGCGGCTAAATATGTTGCGGGCTGGATTACCCCCGTTCCTGGTGGTGTTGGCCCCATGACCATCACCATGTTGCTAATGAATACTTTAGAAGCTGCGGAAAAAGCAGCCAAGCCCTAG